From the genome of Candidatus Poribacteria bacterium, one region includes:
- a CDS encoding trypsin-like peptidase domain-containing protein, which translates to MQNRRKKISYFIGLILLLCCETIAINAQTREEIAQNALRSTVVLNMESKGSNNSQGSGFLITDNLVVTNYHVIENATKGITKLAGTERAYDVDGYVAIDKDRDLAILMVSNLFAPPLPLGDSDTIQIGEIVYTVGNPRGLEGTFSDGIISNIQPDGNSGIRGKVIQITAPISEGSSGGAVLNSQGEVIGVAASTRKDGQNLNFAIPVNALKELWAQAGPVRPLTAEGSTTTAGNSVLSKLLNLIILSITVFGVVYFLPIVKVDGWQTAAGIAVGMGVLKVIGIGILTNPALPQGIELLMTAPPPDDIVHALDCVNCFPKLLFYLAKPPTYITIAAFLLAIANKVTPRFELNGFFNTYLIALVIVVIENVLHAFIPRL; encoded by the coding sequence ATGCAAAACCGAAGAAAAAAAATAAGCTACTTTATCGGCTTAATACTGTTACTATGCTGCGAAACCATCGCGATAAATGCCCAGACCCGCGAGGAAATCGCACAAAACGCTTTGCGTTCCACAGTCGTTTTGAACATGGAATCCAAGGGGAGCAATAACTCCCAAGGCAGCGGATTCTTGATTACAGATAACTTGGTTGTAACGAACTATCATGTGATTGAAAATGCAACGAAAGGCATCACCAAACTTGCAGGCACTGAACGAGCATACGATGTTGATGGCTACGTTGCAATTGACAAGGATCGCGACCTCGCTATACTCATGGTATCAAACTTATTCGCACCACCCTTGCCACTTGGCGATAGCGATACTATTCAAATCGGTGAAATTGTCTATACGGTAGGGAATCCGCGCGGATTAGAAGGGACTTTCTCTGATGGTATCATCAGTAATATCCAACCTGATGGAAATTCAGGCATACGCGGTAAAGTCATCCAGATCACCGCTCCCATTTCCGAAGGCAGCAGTGGCGGCGCGGTACTAAACAGTCAAGGAGAAGTTATCGGGGTCGCCGCGAGTACCCGAAAGGATGGGCAAAACCTCAATTTCGCTATCCCTGTCAACGCCCTTAAGGAATTATGGGCTCAAGCCGGCCCTGTAAGACCACTCACGGCAGAAGGCAGCACTACAACTGCCGGAAACAGTGTGCTCTCAAAGCTGCTAAATCTGATTATCTTGAGCATCACGGTTTTCGGAGTCGTCTATTTCTTACCAATCGTGAAAGTTGATGGGTGGCAAACAGCAGCGGGGATCGCAGTCGGCATGGGGGTTCTAAAAGTCATAGGCATCGGAATTCTCACAAACCCAGCACTACCCCAAGGGATAGAACTCTTGATGACAGCACCGCCGCCTGACGATATTGTTCATGCCTTAGATTGTGTCAACTGTTTTCCAAAACTATTGTTCTATCTGGCGAAACCGCCCACTTACATTACGATCGCCGCTTTTCTACTCGCAATCGCTAACAAGGTAACCCCCAGATTTGAACTTAACGGGTTTTTTAATACATACTTGATAGCATTGGTAATTGTTGTCATTGAAAATGTTTTGCATGCTTTCATTCCGAGGCTTTAG
- a CDS encoding cation transporting ATPase C-terminal domain-containing protein → MSNFHTENIASILNKFNANMDQGLSTDAFQAAKAQYGKNELDPVETAFSLKTFLGPLFTWRILILTLATLTLIVCFANGASGISLHTIGLVGTVLAMHIGWAYLTDHRSQNRDNNRHQLMVHSIKVIRQGKIDHCPPEDIVPGDLLPFSPGDYVPADARIIESEGLMIDESALFGTEEPIAKTSTDISETNVPPQRQKNMAFAGTYVTAGHGFAIVVQTGKDLEIRRQRRDVHAPGIANTLAENETQSLHTVIKVAGVIVAGVAVGIAWWFEYQNQSTDWYALIYLGVLFVLASAPHDVISLLRLSFSQHTQKLLEKGVILRHSRTLEKLSRITAFCANENGLSTTRALTISNLFVDEQLIDSNTWQSWLDSLQNFTPKERQETIASMPTGGKIPQGAPHLVFTAGLGTSNGQQLDNTEMSNTEEDWSTEQSAGVSSVQAAIQKAMEQLGYQPNALSAQLPLVDSYPATRNYGYQTQVFESGPENYLNVIFGEGQTVLDTCAYVLIEGEIVPMQDDRYERYCEVIDYLLTTRAEIYGVAFHSSDVILKPQEVEDNAIFLGFIALSVSSGEETKEVLKSSLDTGLKVILMAENKKQQTIDFAKDLGLIHNRKSVVSSEELDAVPREQFDAQVSKWLAYSEPTWEQRRNIVLSLKRQGHSVGFLGEDRNDLRAMNVSNITLADSSKAPHVVQAFADGLIDKKGFQAVRDGLLYVREAYHNIAGFLRWSFSCTLSLLLTLTFGTVLHYLYKLPMPLTLTQVIWVQFLLTLLPSLGVGTEKIFADEKHHRPTLFSGSRFFSKTTPVDIICRSVTTSLMTIIPFFFLLWQSPALSDPLGVSTLLRDVFSISNSTDPNASDISVARTVACTTLIFTQLTTCWQTLRYPWESLFHRMFANTRLLIMLLIVIGLHLIAVYVEPIREFLGMAHLKWEWQWALLFSLTLFFLPLNLAINANPDDDY, encoded by the coding sequence ATGTCCAATTTTCATACGGAAAACATTGCATCCATATTGAATAAATTCAATGCCAACATGGACCAGGGGTTGAGTACAGATGCTTTTCAAGCAGCGAAAGCACAGTACGGCAAGAACGAGCTGGATCCAGTGGAAACTGCCTTTTCGCTTAAGACGTTTTTAGGACCCCTCTTCACATGGCGCATTCTCATCTTGACGTTAGCAACACTCACTCTAATCGTCTGCTTTGCTAATGGGGCAAGCGGCATCAGTCTCCACACAATAGGCCTCGTTGGCACTGTTTTGGCTATGCATATCGGATGGGCATATCTGACAGATCACCGCAGCCAGAATCGTGATAACAATAGACATCAACTGATGGTACACAGTATCAAAGTTATCCGACAAGGGAAAATTGATCACTGTCCACCGGAAGACATCGTGCCGGGTGATCTACTTCCTTTTAGTCCTGGTGACTATGTTCCAGCTGATGCGAGAATTATTGAATCTGAAGGTCTAATGATTGACGAATCAGCACTCTTTGGGACTGAGGAACCTATTGCGAAGACAAGCACAGATATTTCAGAGACAAATGTGCCACCACAACGACAAAAAAACATGGCATTTGCCGGGACGTATGTCACAGCCGGACACGGCTTTGCGATTGTCGTGCAGACCGGGAAAGACTTAGAAATCCGGAGGCAACGTCGCGATGTCCATGCGCCTGGCATCGCGAACACATTAGCCGAGAACGAGACCCAAAGTCTGCATACTGTCATAAAAGTGGCTGGCGTGATAGTTGCGGGTGTAGCTGTGGGTATCGCATGGTGGTTTGAATATCAGAATCAGTCAACTGATTGGTATGCCCTGATATATCTTGGCGTACTTTTTGTTCTTGCATCTGCTCCACATGACGTTATTTCGTTGCTCCGACTCTCATTTTCGCAACACACCCAAAAATTGCTGGAAAAAGGTGTTATTCTGCGACACTCACGGACGCTTGAAAAATTGAGCCGTATTACTGCCTTCTGTGCAAATGAAAACGGTCTCTCGACGACACGCGCGCTGACGATCTCCAACCTTTTCGTGGATGAACAACTCATTGATAGCAATACGTGGCAATCGTGGTTAGATTCCTTGCAAAATTTCACACCGAAAGAGCGACAAGAGACAATTGCGTCAATGCCGACGGGTGGAAAAATCCCACAAGGTGCTCCCCACTTGGTGTTCACAGCCGGTCTTGGCACTTCTAATGGACAGCAGTTAGATAATACCGAGATGTCGAATACGGAAGAAGACTGGTCAACAGAACAATCTGCTGGTGTATCCTCAGTACAAGCAGCTATCCAGAAAGCGATGGAACAACTCGGTTATCAACCAAATGCCTTGAGTGCCCAACTTCCGTTGGTAGATTCATATCCAGCCACACGCAACTACGGATATCAAACGCAAGTGTTTGAGTCGGGTCCAGAAAACTATCTCAACGTCATCTTCGGAGAGGGGCAAACGGTGCTTGATACCTGTGCTTATGTACTCATCGAAGGTGAAATTGTCCCGATGCAAGACGATCGTTACGAGAGGTACTGTGAGGTTATTGACTATCTACTTACCACCAGAGCCGAGATTTATGGTGTTGCCTTTCACTCTTCCGATGTCATTTTGAAACCACAAGAGGTAGAAGATAATGCGATCTTTTTAGGATTTATTGCCCTCTCCGTCAGCAGCGGTGAAGAAACAAAGGAGGTGCTGAAATCCAGCCTTGACACGGGACTCAAAGTAATCCTCATGGCTGAAAATAAGAAGCAGCAGACTATTGACTTCGCGAAGGATCTCGGGCTGATTCACAATCGAAAGTCTGTTGTATCAAGCGAAGAATTAGATGCCGTCCCACGTGAACAATTCGATGCCCAGGTCTCAAAATGGCTCGCTTACTCCGAACCGACATGGGAGCAACGTCGGAACATTGTTCTCAGTTTGAAACGTCAAGGACATTCTGTCGGGTTTTTGGGTGAAGACAGAAACGATTTGCGAGCAATGAACGTCTCAAATATCACCCTTGCAGATAGCAGTAAGGCACCCCACGTTGTACAAGCATTTGCCGACGGATTGATTGACAAAAAAGGTTTCCAAGCCGTAAGGGATGGATTGCTTTATGTACGCGAGGCATATCACAATATCGCAGGCTTTTTAAGGTGGAGTTTCTCGTGTACACTCTCCTTGCTGCTGACCCTTACTTTTGGAACAGTTTTACATTACCTCTATAAACTTCCTATGCCTTTGACGTTGACCCAGGTAATTTGGGTGCAATTTCTCTTAACCTTGCTGCCTTCATTAGGTGTCGGTACTGAAAAGATATTCGCCGATGAAAAACATCACCGTCCAACACTATTTTCAGGCTCACGCTTCTTCTCTAAAACAACGCCGGTGGATATCATTTGTCGTTCTGTAACCACCAGTCTAATGACGATTATTCCTTTTTTCTTTCTTCTTTGGCAGTCTCCGGCTCTATCCGATCCGCTTGGGGTCTCTACCTTACTGAGAGATGTATTCTCGATTTCAAATTCAACAGATCCAAACGCCTCAGACATTTCGGTAGCCCGAACCGTAGCATGCACCACACTGATTTTTACACAATTGACGACCTGCTGGCAAACGTTGCGGTATCCATGGGAATCACTTTTTCACAGGATGTTTGCGAACACACGGCTCCTCATTATGCTCCTCATCGTCATAGGGCTTCACCTGATTGCTGTCTACGTCGAACCTATCCGCGAATTTCTGGGGATGGCACATCTCAAATGGGAATGGCAATGGGCACTTCTGTTTAGTTTGACTTTGTTCTTCTTACCACTAAACTTAGCAATTAATGCAAATCCCGATGACGATTATTAG
- the uppS gene encoding polyprenyl diphosphate synthase, whose protein sequence is MNPFHAIKNRIERFFYNAYQKRLESEANKWKIPRHIGVILDGNRRYAKASGLDNIIKGHHEGANKLEEVLHWCDELGVEIFSIWIFSLDNFKRASHEVEGILGLIEGKMRELVTIEGLHANQIKVRAMGQIELLPPSLQEAIRHAEEATQNYDKFILNVAVAYGGREEIIEAFRGHLKAESESGKTVRQIADELTVDKITPYLYTSNLPDPELIIRTSGEVRLSGFLLWQSVYSEFYFCDTYWPSFRKIDFLRALRAYSQRKRRFGK, encoded by the coding sequence ATGAATCCATTCCACGCCATCAAAAACCGAATCGAAAGATTTTTCTACAACGCTTATCAAAAGCGTCTGGAATCTGAAGCGAATAAATGGAAGATTCCACGTCACATCGGGGTAATCCTTGATGGAAATCGCCGTTACGCCAAAGCGAGTGGACTTGATAATATCATCAAAGGACACCATGAAGGTGCGAATAAGTTGGAAGAGGTGCTTCATTGGTGTGACGAATTAGGCGTTGAGATCTTCTCAATCTGGATTTTCTCGCTTGACAACTTTAAACGCGCATCGCACGAAGTCGAAGGCATTCTCGGACTGATTGAAGGAAAAATGCGCGAACTCGTCACAATCGAAGGACTCCATGCGAATCAGATCAAAGTCCGGGCAATGGGACAAATAGAGTTACTTCCACCGAGTCTTCAAGAAGCGATTCGTCACGCAGAGGAAGCAACTCAAAATTACGACAAGTTCATCCTAAATGTCGCTGTCGCTTATGGTGGCCGCGAAGAAATTATAGAGGCTTTTCGAGGACATCTGAAAGCCGAAAGTGAAAGCGGAAAAACAGTTCGCCAAATTGCGGACGAACTCACTGTGGACAAGATAACGCCCTATTTATACACCTCAAACCTCCCCGACCCCGAATTAATCATTCGCACCAGTGGAGAGGTACGACTATCGGGATTTTTGCTTTGGCAAAGCGTTTATTCAGAATTTTATTTTTGCGACACGTACTGGCCCTCGTTTCGGAAGATCGACTTCCTACGCGCCTTGCGCGCCTATAGTCAACGCAAGCGCAGATTCGGGAAATAG
- a CDS encoding sugar phosphate isomerase/epimerase — protein sequence MRFGVCTGLENVNRLAEVGYDYIELGVQTALIPEANEAEFQKIREQAANAPLKPESYAGFIPGNLRVVGDTVDFPRLSRYVETACRRANEIGGEIIVYGSSGSRNIAEGYSRERGLAQIAEFLDMAADHAEAHNMIIVIEPICQREGNILKTVADGLAMAKRVNRKGIRALADLYHIWQEEEPMQNIVDAAEWLAHVHIAEPVKRSYPGNDDFDFTDFFAALREAGYDGRVSCECKFDNFDEDIEVALKTMKAYI from the coding sequence ATGAGATTTGGGGTCTGTACAGGTTTAGAGAATGTTAATCGACTTGCAGAAGTTGGGTATGACTATATCGAATTAGGTGTTCAAACGGCGTTAATACCTGAAGCGAATGAAGCCGAATTTCAAAAGATTCGTGAGCAGGCAGCGAACGCACCCTTGAAGCCAGAATCGTACGCAGGATTCATCCCAGGGAATCTGCGGGTGGTAGGCGATACGGTGGATTTTCCCCGTCTGTCCCGCTATGTGGAAACCGCCTGTCGTAGAGCCAATGAGATTGGAGGCGAGATTATCGTCTACGGAAGTAGCGGTTCCCGGAATATAGCGGAAGGCTATTCACGCGAACGGGGGTTAGCGCAAATCGCTGAATTCCTCGATATGGCGGCAGACCACGCCGAAGCGCACAACATGATTATTGTCATCGAGCCAATTTGCCAGCGCGAGGGTAATATCCTCAAAACAGTCGCAGACGGACTCGCTATGGCAAAACGGGTCAATCGCAAAGGTATCAGAGCACTGGCGGATCTCTATCACATCTGGCAGGAAGAAGAACCGATGCAAAACATCGTTGATGCTGCCGAATGGCTTGCGCATGTCCATATTGCAGAACCTGTCAAACGTTCTTACCCGGGAAATGACGATTTTGACTTTACGGACTTCTTCGCGGCACTACGAGAAGCCGGATATGATGGTCGCGTCTCGTGTGAGTGTAAGTTTGACAACTTTGACGAAGATATTGAGGTAGCTTTGAAAACCATGAAGGCTTATATCTAA